The proteins below come from a single Natrinema sp. SYSU A 869 genomic window:
- a CDS encoding ABC transporter permease has protein sequence MNWYIKRTGQALFTLWAVVTIAFGLAWSVPGSLVDHMVDRIVQNSNIDPEVVRQSIESRLMFDPDASVTEAYVTYMSELLDGNLGYSFVAGQDVSTTLAEAVPWTLLVMSLATLGMFSISLALGAIMAYREGSTFDLANTIVGIITTSIPYFVAAFLLILWVGHSDAPILDLFPPRGRQPPRVDPGLTLEFVTGALRHATLPALSYIITGYGLLALSMRGNSIQTLGEDYVRVAELRGLPSRRIALRYVGRNAVLPLYTSLLLSIGFMLGSSVVLEQIFQYHGVGYWMFEAINDNDVPLMMGTFIVITICVVIATFVADITYSMLDPRIKSGDDGEAY, from the coding sequence ATGAACTGGTACATCAAGCGGACCGGACAAGCACTGTTCACGCTCTGGGCGGTCGTCACGATCGCGTTCGGGCTGGCCTGGAGCGTTCCAGGATCGCTCGTCGATCACATGGTTGATCGGATCGTCCAGAACAGCAACATCGACCCGGAAGTCGTGCGTCAATCGATCGAGAGCCGCCTCATGTTCGACCCGGACGCGTCGGTGACCGAGGCGTACGTGACGTACATGTCGGAACTGCTCGACGGAAATCTGGGCTACTCGTTCGTGGCCGGCCAAGACGTCAGTACGACGCTCGCCGAGGCCGTCCCGTGGACGCTGCTCGTGATGTCGCTCGCGACGCTGGGCATGTTCTCGATCTCCCTGGCTCTCGGCGCGATCATGGCCTACCGGGAGGGATCGACGTTCGATCTGGCGAACACGATCGTCGGCATCATCACGACCTCGATTCCCTACTTCGTCGCTGCGTTTCTGTTGATCCTCTGGGTCGGCCACAGCGACGCACCGATCCTCGACCTGTTCCCGCCGCGCGGGCGGCAGCCACCACGGGTCGACCCCGGCCTCACCCTCGAGTTCGTCACGGGTGCGCTCAGACACGCGACGCTACCGGCCCTGTCGTATATTATCACCGGCTACGGACTGCTCGCCCTCTCGATGCGGGGCAACAGCATCCAGACGCTCGGCGAGGACTACGTCCGGGTCGCCGAACTCCGCGGCCTGCCCTCGCGGCGGATCGCGCTTCGCTATGTCGGACGTAACGCCGTGTTGCCGCTCTACACCAGCCTGCTCCTCTCGATCGGGTTCATGCTGGGGTCGTCGGTCGTGCTGGAACAGATCTTCCAGTACCACGGCGTCGGCTACTGGATGTTCGAGGCGATCAACGACAACGACGTCCCGCTGATGATGGGGACGTTCATCGTGATCACGATCTGCGTCGTGATCGCGACGTTCGTCGCTGATATCACGTACAGCATGCTAGATCCACGGATCAAATCGGGTGATGACGGTGAAGCGTACTGA
- a CDS encoding ABC transporter substrate-binding protein, with protein sequence MTGVAAVAGCLGGGTDDGNWFLATQTDFPASNYHWNLLVGWEIPHDQFGLYAQWTQYLIEDDEFHPHLIQEWNHDNGEMALSLSEEFTWGNGDDVTADDLVFQLEVFEAADQPIWQFIDDAEATGDYELTVSYPEGTNTDLVDYALLGELAAYSPDDFEDENWEDDPAGVDIETPDPSGPLALTEHNDTYSQTEPRDGLEDYADHHLADRYNWDGYRVEFRDGNNAAHESLINNETDGQHSLFTPPDVLEEFPDDVHEFQVPGGFGMAIWFDHDVEPWDQRAVRQAFYHSIDRESVIRSVGESTKISHHPAPTGLTWASVENWLGSTEPEGFTVYDHDPERAEELLNEAGYEMGEISVELTYPQTWSDWANAAQTVVDHLNQTGWDASGDPRSEGPGSYVGSGPEVFIDQHTEGGAPRMNHPYFSLDYILRNRLRDTESHFANYPTEVEIDGETIDVESDLQALATTTDEAEQEAIVERLARVVNEDVPCVYIMEKYEQSFVNGARFEIPDDDISHFYSYWPMWWLPKIDESLEGYDSPGLLKFDD encoded by the coding sequence GTGACGGGGGTTGCCGCGGTCGCCGGCTGTCTCGGTGGCGGCACCGACGACGGCAACTGGTTCCTCGCCACTCAGACTGATTTTCCCGCCAGCAACTACCACTGGAACCTCCTCGTCGGCTGGGAGATCCCACACGACCAGTTCGGTCTGTACGCCCAGTGGACCCAGTACCTGATCGAGGACGACGAGTTTCACCCGCATCTCATTCAGGAGTGGAATCACGACAACGGGGAGATGGCGCTGTCCCTCTCCGAGGAGTTCACCTGGGGCAACGGTGACGACGTTACCGCAGACGACCTCGTCTTCCAACTCGAGGTCTTCGAGGCGGCGGACCAGCCGATCTGGCAGTTCATCGACGACGCCGAGGCGACCGGCGACTACGAGTTGACGGTCTCCTATCCCGAGGGAACGAACACGGATCTCGTCGATTACGCGCTGCTGGGCGAATTAGCCGCCTACTCGCCGGACGACTTCGAGGATGAGAACTGGGAGGACGACCCCGCAGGCGTCGATATCGAAACCCCCGATCCGTCGGGGCCGCTCGCGTTGACGGAACACAACGACACCTACTCCCAGACCGAACCTCGAGACGGCCTCGAGGACTACGCCGATCACCATCTAGCGGATCGCTACAACTGGGACGGCTACCGGGTCGAGTTCCGAGACGGCAACAACGCTGCCCACGAGTCGCTGATCAACAACGAGACCGACGGGCAACACAGCCTGTTTACCCCGCCGGACGTCCTCGAGGAGTTCCCCGACGACGTCCACGAGTTCCAAGTTCCGGGCGGTTTCGGCATGGCAATCTGGTTCGATCACGACGTCGAACCCTGGGACCAGCGGGCGGTCAGACAGGCGTTTTACCACTCGATCGACCGCGAGTCGGTCATTAGGAGCGTCGGCGAGAGCACGAAGATCAGCCACCATCCCGCGCCGACCGGGCTCACGTGGGCGAGCGTCGAGAACTGGCTTGGATCCACCGAACCCGAGGGCTTCACCGTCTACGACCACGACCCGGAGCGGGCCGAAGAACTGCTCAACGAGGCCGGCTACGAGATGGGTGAGATCAGTGTCGAACTGACCTATCCACAGACCTGGTCCGACTGGGCGAACGCCGCCCAGACCGTCGTTGACCATCTCAACCAGACCGGCTGGGACGCGTCCGGTGATCCCCGGTCCGAGGGTCCCGGGAGCTACGTGGGCTCCGGCCCCGAGGTCTTCATCGACCAGCACACGGAGGGCGGCGCACCCCGCATGAACCATCCGTACTTCTCGCTCGACTACATCCTCCGGAATCGGCTGCGCGACACCGAGAGCCACTTCGCCAACTACCCGACCGAGGTCGAGATCGACGGGGAGACGATCGACGTCGAGTCGGACCTGCAGGCACTCGCGACGACCACCGACGAGGCCGAACAAGAGGCAATCGTCGAGCGGCTGGCCCGAGTCGTCAACGAGGACGTTCCCTGCGTCTACATCATGGAGAAGTACGAGCAGTCGTTCGTCAACGGTGCCCGATTCGAGATTCCCGATGACGACATTTCCCACTTCTACTCCTACTGGCCGATGTGGTGGCTCCCCAAGATCGACGAGAGCCTCGAGGGATACGATTCGCCCGGGCTGTTGAAGTTCGACGACTGA